In the Aromatoleum bremense genome, one interval contains:
- a CDS encoding acetone carboxylase subunit gamma, whose product MTTYTKEQVASLVDGKLDWDTTMRMLSMPKDNERFALYLEALQKKVQWKDKIVLPLGPHLYIAQSAKTKQWVTKCECGHELGDYRENWKLNAVVYVRDTEEAMNEVYPKLMAPDTNWQVYREYYCPSCGVMHDIEAPTPWYPVIHDFEPDIEAFYKDWIGLPVPERAA is encoded by the coding sequence ATGACGACCTACACGAAGGAACAGGTTGCGAGCCTGGTCGATGGCAAGCTCGACTGGGACACGACGATGCGGATGCTGTCGATGCCGAAGGACAACGAGCGCTTCGCGCTGTACCTGGAGGCGCTGCAGAAGAAGGTGCAGTGGAAGGACAAGATCGTCCTACCGCTCGGGCCGCACCTCTATATCGCGCAGTCGGCAAAGACCAAACAGTGGGTGACGAAGTGCGAATGCGGCCATGAGCTCGGCGACTATCGCGAGAACTGGAAGCTCAATGCCGTGGTGTATGTGCGCGACACCGAGGAGGCGATGAACGAGGTGTATCCGAAGCTGATGGCGCCAGACACCAACTGGCAGGTGTACCGCGAGTACTACTGCCCGAGCTGCGGCGTGATGCACGACATCGAGGCGCCGACGCCGTGGTACCCGGTGATCCACGACTTCGAGCCGGATATCGAAGCCTTCTACAAGGACTGGATCGGTCTGCCGGTTCCCGAACGCGCAGCCTGA
- a CDS encoding DUF1302 family protein has translation MTSKGVAKKMKTASVVMAAAVAAIAGGPAQGAEGEEGGSSWGEDFSFNLSGYARGWLGVNLQNQPELEAIDKDSKGKLSMVRGSLLLDADAKTGPVKWKAIGRADREHKTSYLNDLERLRTTNGTAVGGHSSSILDNYNNTELREFWAEMAFGERTTVKIGKQQLVWGESDFFHAMDLVHGYDLSWHLYFEPENEEWRKPLTLISTKIRVPEADGMLAAYVRPGWDRCEDIGNTYDIKGGRWFFQPYRGFDLSAVTDKDCDHPDGDRDDLTGGVRWSGEAYGLSYSLAWLTTFSADPVANSSFKPYKKAPSGSVFDLIHPRVDVFGATVSGYSGTLDAVLSAEMAYTEDQPFNIGTGAFLAPRVPGNVGIGLGGVKKKNTLTTMLRIDKDLNFQGLFGTSRPSFSSIQLFNTQVLGFDRDDDLVRLFAFGTPLTEHNTILTAFTTLNYANDTINPGFAIGFDLTHGGGFAIPSLSLTLSDAWLARIEADIFWSGNKSNKVQFSDQSSQLFGYFDNASQLVFRLTRQF, from the coding sequence ATGACGAGCAAGGGAGTGGCAAAAAAGATGAAGACGGCCTCGGTTGTGATGGCGGCCGCCGTCGCCGCGATCGCGGGGGGCCCGGCGCAGGGCGCCGAGGGCGAGGAGGGCGGGAGTTCGTGGGGCGAGGATTTCAGCTTCAACCTGTCGGGCTATGCGCGCGGCTGGCTGGGGGTGAACCTGCAGAACCAGCCTGAGCTGGAGGCGATCGACAAGGACAGCAAGGGCAAGCTGTCGATGGTGCGCGGCTCGCTGCTGCTCGACGCCGACGCGAAGACCGGGCCGGTCAAGTGGAAGGCGATCGGCCGCGCCGACCGCGAGCACAAGACCAGCTACCTCAACGACCTGGAGCGGCTGCGCACGACGAACGGCACTGCCGTCGGGGGGCACAGCAGCAGCATTCTCGACAACTACAACAACACCGAGCTGCGCGAGTTCTGGGCGGAAATGGCGTTCGGTGAGCGCACCACGGTGAAGATCGGCAAGCAGCAACTGGTGTGGGGCGAGTCGGACTTCTTCCACGCGATGGACCTCGTGCATGGCTACGACCTGTCGTGGCACCTGTACTTCGAGCCCGAGAACGAGGAATGGCGCAAGCCGCTGACGCTGATCTCGACGAAGATCCGCGTTCCGGAAGCCGACGGCATGCTTGCCGCGTATGTCCGCCCGGGCTGGGACCGCTGTGAAGACATCGGCAACACCTACGATATCAAGGGCGGGCGCTGGTTCTTCCAGCCTTACCGTGGCTTCGATCTCAGCGCGGTGACCGACAAGGACTGCGACCATCCGGACGGCGACCGCGACGACCTCACCGGTGGCGTGCGCTGGTCGGGCGAAGCCTACGGCCTGAGCTACTCGCTGGCCTGGCTCACGACGTTCTCGGCCGATCCGGTCGCGAACTCGTCGTTCAAGCCCTACAAGAAGGCGCCGAGCGGCTCGGTGTTCGACCTGATCCATCCGCGCGTCGACGTCTTCGGGGCGACGGTGAGCGGCTACAGCGGGACGCTCGACGCGGTGCTCAGCGCCGAGATGGCCTACACCGAGGACCAGCCTTTCAACATCGGAACCGGTGCATTCCTCGCACCGCGCGTGCCGGGCAACGTCGGCATCGGCCTCGGTGGCGTGAAGAAGAAGAACACGCTGACGACGATGCTGCGGATCGACAAGGACCTGAATTTCCAGGGCCTGTTCGGGACGTCACGGCCGTCGTTCTCGTCGATCCAGCTGTTCAACACGCAGGTGCTCGGTTTCGATCGTGACGACGACCTGGTGCGCCTGTTCGCGTTCGGCACGCCGCTCACTGAGCACAACACGATCCTCACCGCCTTCACGACGCTGAACTATGCCAACGACACGATCAACCCGGGGTTCGCGATTGGTTTTGACCTGACGCACGGCGGCGGCTTTGCGATCCCGAGCCTGTCGCTGACCTTGTCCGACGCATGGCTCGCGCGGATCGAGGCCGACATTTTCTGGAGCGGCAACAAATCGAACAAGGTGCAGTTCAGCGACCAGTCGTCGCAGTTGTTCGGTTATTTCGACAACGCCAGCCAGCTTGTTTTTCGCTTGACCCGGCAGTTCTGA
- a CDS encoding AMP-binding protein yields the protein MNSYMPQGYEWRTTRLAQFIARHGYRDLDDLRERAAREPERFWDQVLEAIGLDWATPYRQTLDLTDGVMWPKWFVGGRLDLVDNLVGKHARATPAKIAIRWEGDGGELRTLSYAALADEVERVAAGLRALGVSEGERIALYLPMVAEAVVTMLAATRIGAVFIPFFSGYGADSVAQRVADCEARVLVCANGYFRRGKRVPMLADARAAARACPSLRHLVVVDRLGLGPLAAHDGAAESFAEVDFRVLQAASPDHGPAPAWPADQTLMLIYTSGTTGKPKGVVHTHAGFPVKAAQDLLMAFDLRADDTLMWVTDMGWLMGPWMVYGGLMLGATLVLYEGTPDYPDAGRLWQVVERHGVTHFGLSPTLVRLLMANDASLPAPDALDTLRVFGSTGEAWNEAPWLWLFEQVGRSRRPIINYSGGTEIGGGILACFPGLPQKPCSFDGPIPGMAVEVLDSDGRAVRGSVGELAIRQPWPGMTHGFWRDAERYREAYWSVWPDVWVHGDWARVDAEGYWFVHGRSDDTIKIAGKRVGPADFESALVSHPLVVEAVAVGVPDELKGETVVCFVTVADSEALAARPWQAWEAELVDHVGRQLGKPLRPAHVHRVDAIPKTRNGKTVRRVMRSAYLGTALGDLSSIENPAAIDAVGALRPSARTLADAIGT from the coding sequence ATGAACAGCTATATGCCCCAAGGCTATGAATGGCGCACGACGCGGCTCGCGCAGTTCATCGCGCGCCACGGCTACCGCGACCTCGACGACCTGCGCGAGCGGGCGGCCCGCGAACCCGAACGCTTCTGGGACCAGGTGCTCGAAGCGATCGGGCTCGACTGGGCGACGCCGTACCGCCAGACCCTCGACCTCACCGACGGCGTGATGTGGCCGAAGTGGTTCGTCGGCGGCCGGCTCGACCTCGTCGATAACCTCGTCGGCAAGCACGCCCGCGCGACGCCGGCGAAGATCGCAATCCGCTGGGAAGGCGATGGCGGCGAACTGCGTACGCTGAGCTATGCCGCGCTCGCCGACGAGGTCGAACGCGTCGCCGCCGGATTGCGCGCGCTCGGCGTGAGCGAGGGCGAGCGCATCGCGCTGTACCTGCCGATGGTTGCCGAAGCGGTCGTGACGATGCTCGCGGCGACGCGCATCGGCGCCGTCTTCATCCCGTTCTTTTCCGGCTACGGCGCCGATTCGGTGGCGCAGCGCGTCGCCGACTGCGAGGCGCGCGTGCTGGTGTGCGCGAACGGCTACTTTCGCCGCGGCAAGCGCGTGCCGATGCTCGCGGACGCCCGTGCCGCGGCGCGGGCCTGCCCGTCGTTGCGTCACCTCGTCGTCGTCGACCGCCTCGGCCTCGGGCCGCTGGCGGCGCACGACGGCGCCGCAGAGTCGTTCGCCGAAGTGGATTTCCGGGTGTTGCAGGCCGCATCACCCGATCATGGCCCTGCGCCTGCCTGGCCGGCCGACCAGACGCTGATGCTGATCTACACGTCGGGCACCACCGGCAAGCCGAAGGGTGTCGTCCACACCCACGCCGGCTTCCCGGTGAAGGCGGCGCAGGACCTGCTGATGGCCTTCGACCTGCGCGCCGACGACACGCTGATGTGGGTCACCGACATGGGCTGGCTGATGGGGCCGTGGATGGTCTATGGCGGACTGATGCTGGGGGCGACGCTGGTGCTCTACGAGGGCACGCCCGATTACCCCGACGCCGGGCGGCTGTGGCAGGTGGTCGAGCGCCACGGGGTCACGCATTTCGGCCTGTCGCCGACGCTGGTGCGCCTCCTGATGGCGAACGACGCGAGCCTGCCCGCGCCGGATGCGCTCGATACGCTGCGGGTGTTCGGCTCGACCGGCGAGGCGTGGAACGAGGCGCCGTGGTTGTGGCTGTTCGAGCAGGTCGGCCGCTCGCGGCGCCCGATCATCAACTATTCGGGCGGCACCGAGATTGGCGGCGGCATCCTCGCGTGCTTTCCCGGATTGCCGCAGAAGCCGTGCTCGTTCGACGGGCCGATTCCGGGCATGGCGGTCGAGGTGCTCGACAGCGACGGACGCGCGGTGCGCGGCAGCGTCGGCGAACTCGCGATCCGTCAGCCGTGGCCGGGCATGACCCACGGCTTCTGGCGCGATGCGGAGCGTTACCGCGAGGCCTACTGGTCGGTGTGGCCGGACGTGTGGGTGCATGGCGACTGGGCGCGCGTGGACGCGGAGGGCTACTGGTTCGTCCACGGGCGCAGCGACGACACGATCAAGATCGCCGGCAAGCGGGTCGGCCCCGCGGATTTCGAATCGGCGCTGGTGTCGCACCCGCTGGTCGTCGAGGCGGTGGCGGTCGGCGTCCCTGACGAGCTCAAGGGCGAGACGGTGGTGTGCTTCGTCACCGTCGCCGACAGCGAGGCGCTCGCGGCGCGGCCGTGGCAGGCGTGGGAGGCGGAACTCGTCGACCACGTCGGTCGCCAGCTCGGCAAGCCGCTGCGCCCGGCGCACGTGCACCGCGTCGATGCGATCCCGAAGACGCGCAACGGCAAGACGGTGCGCCGGGTGATGCGCAGCGCCTACCTCGGCACCGCCCTCGGCGATCTGTCGTCGATCGAGAATCCGGCTGCAATCGATGCGGTGGGCGCGCTCCGGCCATCCGCGCGAACCTTGGCGGATGCGATCGGAACATGA
- a CDS encoding WD40/YVTN/BNR-like repeat-containing protein produces MLRRLRKYGGGARGVVTLMSSSAPVVIVGGLLYAGLFVKAEAVVQKVEPPPIERRDTFYAVAAPDSRVVWAAGTGGKIVRSEDGGQSWVRQASNTEANLQGIAAWDSDNAMAVGNDGVVIVTRDAGRSWARAEIPPSTNPNKLFRVRIAGEAAWAVGEFGAVLRSTDRGANWSRVLPEEDRAWNDITFVGDAGWLVGEFGALMRTADGGATWESVATPNEVSLMSVAFRDAEHGVAVGLTGTLLVTEDGGVSWQQVPAFTREHLYAVMWDEDRWLAVGDKGEMATAQADAQQWQLGRVAEGDVSWRTGVARAGARYFLAGSNLAVLDNGTLSVAGHKRM; encoded by the coding sequence ATGCTGCGTCGGTTGAGAAAATATGGAGGCGGCGCCCGTGGCGTCGTGACGTTGATGAGTTCGTCCGCGCCCGTGGTGATTGTCGGCGGGCTCCTTTACGCCGGCCTGTTCGTCAAGGCCGAAGCGGTCGTGCAGAAGGTCGAGCCGCCGCCGATCGAGCGGCGCGACACGTTCTACGCCGTCGCCGCCCCGGACAGCCGCGTGGTGTGGGCGGCCGGTACGGGCGGCAAGATCGTCCGCAGCGAGGACGGCGGTCAGTCGTGGGTGCGCCAGGCCTCGAATACCGAGGCCAATCTGCAGGGTATCGCGGCATGGGACAGCGATAACGCGATGGCCGTCGGCAATGACGGCGTCGTGATCGTGACGCGCGACGCCGGGCGCAGCTGGGCGCGCGCCGAAATTCCTCCGAGCACCAATCCGAACAAGCTGTTCCGCGTCCGCATCGCCGGCGAAGCGGCATGGGCCGTCGGCGAATTCGGCGCCGTGCTGCGTTCGACCGACCGCGGCGCGAACTGGTCGCGCGTGCTCCCGGAAGAGGATCGCGCGTGGAACGACATCACCTTCGTCGGCGACGCGGGCTGGCTCGTGGGCGAATTCGGCGCGCTGATGCGCACGGCCGACGGCGGCGCAACCTGGGAGTCGGTGGCAACGCCGAACGAGGTGAGCCTGATGAGCGTCGCGTTCCGGGACGCCGAGCACGGCGTCGCGGTCGGACTCACCGGCACGCTGCTCGTCACCGAAGACGGCGGGGTGTCGTGGCAGCAGGTGCCGGCCTTCACTCGCGAACACCTCTACGCCGTGATGTGGGACGAGGACCGCTGGCTCGCCGTCGGCGACAAGGGCGAGATGGCCACGGCGCAAGCCGACGCGCAGCAATGGCAGCTCGGGCGCGTGGCCGAAGGCGACGTGTCCTGGCGCACCGGCGTCGCCCGTGCGGGAGCACGCTATTTCCTTGCTGGCAGCAATCTCGCAGTGCTCGACAACGGCACGCTGAGCGTCGCCGGCCACAAGCGGATGTGA
- a CDS encoding efflux RND transporter permease subunit translates to MKNTTFGKVDRAFAFLIRFRVLVVAAVALVTLAMGYQASQIEVKTIFSDLLPKDHPYVAVNQRFKQTFGGSNMVSIMIEARDGDIFNPAVLGKVQKLTVDLQQVEGVDTYQIISLASKKIKEVRASTEGVESRPLMWPELPRSAAELAALKASVLNNPLVYGPYVSADLKATLVTVDFNDGNMDYTRAFNQLMALVEEASGDGVEVRIVGEPVLYGWVNHYLHETLMIFFAAVAALVLLLCLITRTWHGTILPLLAGTVSAIWALGSARLMGFHLDPLVVVVAFLITAQAISNSVQLIARFDDEIGHGVASAAAAARASARNLFKPSMLAIVADAGCVLVVALTPIPLLQKISFIGTVWVLTILVSALILTPVMLSWFGARQRYIHPIDINPVLMRILGLCSAIVTTRWRYAVLGAAGVAFVVSGLYAFNLKVGDANPGSPILWPDSRYNRDAAEINRQFQGSDRMFVVVAGNQPGALREPEVLSSMTRFQKYMEAQPEVGGSISLADILPQVKRVLREGNPMYQELGQSGDENGELMYMFVSGSDPGDMDRYADADAKNGAVTLFFRDHQGETIRTAIARVRDYVEQHPIKDAQYLLAGGLVGVLAAVNEVILAGQIEAIALALLVLVVCCTITYRSTVAGVFFMIPVLLSNTITFSYMAWAGIGMNINTLPVVALGIGLGVDYTFYIVDGIRENLHRSRNVEHAIVNALMGPGKGVLITAMTLITSVVLWHFSSLRLQADMGVLIALWLFISAFSALFIMPAMVYVFRPEFIVGSKRRPIVQADLVTVS, encoded by the coding sequence ATGAAAAACACGACATTCGGCAAGGTCGATCGGGCCTTTGCCTTCCTGATCCGCTTTCGCGTGCTCGTCGTCGCGGCGGTCGCGCTGGTTACCTTGGCAATGGGCTACCAGGCGAGCCAGATCGAGGTGAAGACGATCTTCAGCGACCTGCTCCCCAAGGACCACCCGTACGTCGCCGTGAACCAGCGCTTCAAGCAGACCTTCGGCGGTTCGAACATGGTCAGCATCATGATCGAAGCCAGGGACGGCGACATCTTCAACCCCGCGGTGCTGGGCAAGGTGCAGAAGCTGACGGTCGACCTGCAGCAGGTCGAAGGGGTGGATACCTACCAGATCATTTCGCTCGCGTCGAAGAAGATCAAGGAGGTGCGCGCCTCGACCGAGGGCGTCGAGTCGCGTCCGCTGATGTGGCCCGAGCTGCCGCGCAGCGCCGCCGAGCTCGCGGCGCTGAAAGCCTCGGTGCTCAACAATCCGCTGGTTTATGGTCCCTATGTTTCGGCAGACCTGAAGGCGACGCTGGTTACGGTCGATTTCAACGACGGCAACATGGACTACACGCGAGCCTTCAACCAGCTGATGGCGCTGGTCGAGGAGGCGAGCGGCGACGGCGTCGAGGTCCGCATCGTCGGCGAACCGGTGCTCTACGGCTGGGTGAACCACTACCTGCACGAGACGCTGATGATCTTCTTCGCCGCGGTGGCCGCGCTGGTGCTGCTGCTGTGCCTGATCACGCGCACCTGGCACGGCACGATCCTGCCGCTGCTCGCCGGCACGGTGAGTGCGATCTGGGCGCTGGGCTCGGCCCGGCTGATGGGATTCCACCTCGATCCGCTGGTCGTCGTCGTCGCGTTCCTGATCACCGCGCAGGCGATCTCGAACTCGGTGCAGCTCATCGCGCGCTTCGACGACGAGATCGGCCACGGCGTCGCCTCCGCCGCAGCCGCGGCGCGGGCGAGCGCGCGCAACCTGTTCAAGCCGAGCATGCTCGCGATCGTCGCCGACGCCGGCTGCGTGCTCGTGGTCGCGCTCACGCCGATCCCGCTGCTGCAGAAGATCTCGTTCATCGGCACGGTGTGGGTGCTGACGATTCTCGTCAGCGCGCTGATCCTCACTCCGGTGATGCTGTCGTGGTTCGGCGCCCGCCAGCGCTACATCCACCCGATCGACATCAACCCGGTGCTGATGCGCATCCTCGGCCTGTGCTCGGCGATCGTCACGACGCGCTGGCGCTATGCAGTGCTCGGCGCGGCCGGCGTGGCCTTCGTGGTCTCGGGCCTGTACGCGTTCAACCTGAAGGTCGGCGACGCCAATCCGGGTTCGCCGATCCTGTGGCCGGACTCGAGATACAACCGCGATGCCGCGGAGATCAACCGCCAGTTCCAGGGCTCGGACCGCATGTTCGTCGTCGTCGCCGGAAACCAGCCCGGTGCGCTGCGCGAGCCCGAAGTGCTGTCGAGCATGACGCGCTTCCAGAAATACATGGAGGCCCAGCCGGAAGTCGGCGGCAGCATCTCGCTCGCCGACATCCTGCCACAGGTCAAGCGCGTGCTGCGCGAAGGCAACCCGATGTATCAGGAGCTCGGGCAGAGCGGCGACGAGAACGGCGAGCTGATGTACATGTTCGTCTCCGGCTCCGACCCCGGCGACATGGACCGCTACGCTGACGCCGATGCGAAGAACGGCGCGGTGACGCTGTTCTTCCGCGACCACCAGGGCGAGACGATCCGCACCGCGATCGCCCGCGTGCGCGACTACGTCGAGCAGCACCCGATCAAGGATGCGCAGTACCTGCTTGCCGGCGGCCTCGTCGGCGTGCTCGCCGCGGTCAATGAAGTGATCCTCGCCGGCCAGATCGAGGCGATCGCGCTCGCGCTGCTGGTGCTGGTGGTGTGCTGCACGATCACTTACCGGTCCACGGTCGCCGGAGTGTTCTTCATGATCCCGGTGCTGCTGTCGAACACGATCACCTTCAGCTACATGGCGTGGGCGGGCATCGGCATGAACATCAACACGCTGCCGGTGGTCGCGCTGGGGATCGGCCTCGGTGTCGATTACACGTTCTACATCGTCGATGGCATCCGCGAGAACCTGCACCGCTCGCGCAACGTCGAGCATGCCATCGTCAATGCGCTGATGGGCCCCGGCAAGGGCGTGCTGATCACCGCGATGACGCTGATCACCAGCGTCGTGCTGTGGCACTTCTCGTCGCTGCGGCTGCAGGCCGACATGGGCGTGCTGATCGCGCTGTGGCTGTTCATCTCGGCCTTCAGTGCGCTGTTCATCATGCCCGCGATGGTCTATGTGTTCCGGCCCGAATTCATCGTCGGCAGCAAGCGCCGCCCGATCGTGCAGGCCGACCTGGTGACGGTCAGCTGA
- a CDS encoding DUF1329 domain-containing protein: protein MQNATQSVARPPAPRAAVAAALGLMLLLPTHSVSAKELEAGLVIGKDNYEAVKNDTFENKTIASMVPEKLEWMIKNYDLTIKLAHSKKIEMDPKYVEATKSGSKDVKFNPEDRTISGWKAGMPFPPETIKLDDPHAGDKVIWNLRAATYGATMDLRDIAWVFLDAKKGYERVQAFQSRRYYMEGRLDGGPVSVGDGDVSQKTYFVAHYPQDIRGLGTFSVRYNQADSKKPDDSYAYLKSVRRTRRLSGGAWMDPIGGTDQLYDDWDIWDAWPTKYVENKLIEKRWVLAIAHSPEMSVDTSQAWTEPQKRFPRINMSEPPYWNPAKDVEWEPREVYVVEGTPPPEHPYSKKVAYIEVDFPRPYLGYALDRKGEFWKMFIFQNRPDVGDDGYKAVMPVIGHIIDVKRGHATNWSSNMKSNPKGVKDTDVSLNVLEEVATGAGR, encoded by the coding sequence ATGCAAAACGCTACCCAATCCGTTGCCCGCCCACCCGCTCCCCGCGCGGCCGTGGCGGCCGCCCTCGGCCTGATGCTGCTGCTGCCCACGCACAGCGTGTCCGCGAAGGAGCTCGAGGCCGGGCTCGTCATCGGCAAGGACAACTACGAGGCCGTCAAGAACGACACTTTCGAGAACAAGACCATCGCCAGCATGGTCCCGGAAAAGCTCGAATGGATGATCAAGAACTACGACCTGACGATCAAGCTGGCCCACTCGAAGAAGATCGAGATGGACCCGAAATACGTCGAGGCGACGAAGAGCGGGTCGAAGGACGTCAAGTTCAACCCCGAGGACCGCACGATCAGCGGCTGGAAGGCCGGGATGCCGTTCCCGCCCGAGACGATCAAGCTCGATGACCCTCATGCCGGTGACAAGGTCATCTGGAACCTGCGCGCCGCGACCTACGGAGCGACGATGGACCTGCGCGACATCGCGTGGGTGTTCCTCGATGCGAAGAAAGGGTACGAGCGCGTCCAGGCGTTCCAGTCGCGCCGCTACTACATGGAAGGGCGGCTCGACGGCGGCCCGGTCTCGGTCGGCGACGGCGACGTTTCGCAGAAAACCTACTTCGTCGCCCACTATCCGCAGGATATCCGTGGTCTGGGCACGTTCTCGGTGCGCTACAACCAGGCCGACTCGAAGAAGCCGGACGACTCCTACGCGTACCTGAAGTCGGTGCGGCGCACGCGGCGGCTGTCCGGCGGCGCGTGGATGGACCCGATCGGCGGTACCGACCAGCTCTACGATGACTGGGACATCTGGGACGCCTGGCCGACGAAATACGTCGAGAACAAGCTGATCGAAAAGCGCTGGGTGCTGGCGATCGCGCACAGCCCGGAGATGAGCGTTGATACGTCGCAGGCATGGACCGAGCCGCAGAAGCGCTTCCCGCGCATCAACATGAGCGAGCCGCCGTACTGGAACCCGGCGAAAGACGTGGAATGGGAGCCGCGCGAAGTGTATGTGGTCGAGGGCACGCCGCCGCCGGAGCACCCGTACAGCAAGAAGGTCGCGTACATCGAGGTGGACTTCCCGCGGCCGTATCTCGGCTATGCGCTCGACCGCAAGGGGGAGTTCTGGAAGATGTTCATCTTCCAGAACCGGCCCGACGTCGGTGACGACGGCTACAAGGCGGTGATGCCCGTCATCGGCCACATCATCGACGTCAAACGCGGGCATGCCACCAACTGGTCGTCGAACATGAAATCCAACCCGAAAGGCGTGAAGGACACCGACGTGTCGCTGAACGTCCTCGAGGAAGTCGCGACCGGCGCGGGCCGCTAA